Proteins encoded by one window of Glycine soja cultivar W05 chromosome 15, ASM419377v2, whole genome shotgun sequence:
- the LOC114387907 gene encoding dnaJ homolog dnj-5-like translates to MEDIGLFKQCWQWFRSQKDAGWRARTTVTWCRDRTAVFIERHWPMVCRGCSRLGSLLRLSVIFWKDSALRGFQSFIRFGPVMLLLIMWSCFLSLTSMYCLVYVLVSMGVAGVAVQYLGYTPGLFIVGLFAILILWMYANFWITGTLLVVGGYLFSLNHARLVVLIGTIYAIYCVQVRVGWLGVFLAINLAFLSNDILNFLLQWFDNVSESSHSEEQKQSETIVEDDFSEECEYPIPTDESENLHSCKSSSKPAVTTAVVDNKKELSVNKVVKEQITTTTTTSSVDEMKRILKSLNHYDALGFSRHKKIDAAVLKKEYRKKAMLVHPDKNMGSSLASESFKKLQCAYEVLSDSVKKRDYDEQLRKEESMAKSVCQRSHSSSHQDNADYRSEESRRIQCTKCGNSHIWVCTNRNKAKARWCQDCCQFHQAKDGDGWVEYKGSLVFDRPQKVEIPRAFVCAESKIFDVSEWAICQGMACRPNTHRPSFHVNMVGLEKSQRCNSSRFPWDFDAEMMDEDEEAFDLWLEQALASGLFCETSKRRKSWSPFKLHQKKGKKQWRRTSC, encoded by the exons ATGGAGGACATAGGGTTGTTCAAGCAGTGTTGGCAATGGTTTCGATCGCAGAAGGACGCCGGCTGGCGTGCTCGAACCACAGTGACATGGTGCAGAGATAGGACTGCTGTGTTCATTGAACGGCATTGGCCTATGGTGTGCAGGGGCTGCTCCAGATTGGGGAGCTTACTGAGGTTGTCAGTGATTTTCTGGAAGGACTCTGCTCTGAGGGGCTTTCAGTCCTTCATTAGGTTTGGTCCAGTGATGCTTCTGCTTATAATGTGGAGCTGCTTTCTGAGTCTGACTTCGATGTATTGCTTGGTTTACGTGCTTGTTAGCATG GGTGTTGCTGGAGTAGCTGTCCAATACTTGGGTTATACTCCTGGGCTTTTTATTGTGGGCCTTTTTGCCATCCTTATTTTGTGGATGTATGCTAACTTCTGGATAACCGGGACATTACTCGTAGTTGGAG GTTATTTATTCTCCCTAAATCATGCACGCCTGGTGGTATTAATTGGAACTATATATGCTATATACTGTGTTCAAGTACGAGTGGGATGGCTGGGTGTTTTTCTTGCTATTAACCTTGCATTCCTCTCTAATGACATTTTGAATTTTCTGCTCCAATGGTTTGATAATGTGAGTGAGAGTTCACATTCTGAAGAGCAAAAGCAATCAGAAACAATTGTGGAAGATGATTTCTCTGAAGAGTGTGAATATCCTATCCCTACTGATGAATCTGAGAATTTGCATTCATGTAAATCATCCAGTAAACCTGCTGTTACCACAGCAGTTGTTGATAATAAGAAAGAACTTTCTGTTAACAAAGTTGTTAAAGAgcaaataacaacaacaacaacaacaagctcGGTTGATGAAATGAAAAGGATCCTCAAGAGTCTGAATCATTATGATGCCCTTGGATTTAGCCGCCACAAGAAGATTGATGCCGCTGTTTTGAAAAAGGAATACAGGAAAAAG GCTATGCTTGTTCATCCTGATAAAAATATGGGCAGTTCTTTGGCAAGTGAGTCATTTAAGAAGCTTCAGTGCGCATACGAG GTTCTTTCTGACTCCGTAAAGAAGCGAGACTATGATGAGCaattaagaaaagaagaatCCATGGCTAAGAGTGTCTGCCAGAGATCCCATAGTAGTTCACATCAG GATAATGCTGATTATCGTTCTGAAGAATCCAGACGAATACAGTGCACCAAGTGTGGGAATTCACATATTTGGGTATGCACCAACAGGAACAAGGCCAAAGCAAGATGGTGTCAG GACTGCTGTCAGTTTCATCAAGCCAAGGATGGAGATGGATGGGTTGAATATAAAGGGTCTTTGGTTTTTGACAGGCCCCAAAAG GTGGAGATTCCACGTGCTTTTGTTTGTGCCGAGAGCAAAATTTTTGATGTGTCAGAATGGGCTATATGTCAG GGAATGGCTTGCAGGCCAAATACCCATCGACCGAGTTTCCATGTAAACATGGTTGGCTTGGAGAAAAGCCAACGTTGCAACTCGAGTAGATTCCCGTGGGATTTTGATGCTGAAATGAtggatgaagatgaagaggCATTTGACCTGTGGCTTGAGCAGGCTCTGGCATCTGGTCTCTTCTGCGAGACCTCTAAACGCAGGAAGAGTTGGAGTCCATTCAAATTGCATCAAAAGAAAGGGAAGAAGCAATGGAGAAGAACATCGTGCTGA
- the LOC114386436 gene encoding cucumber peeling cupredoxin-like — translation MGFNLIGSSIFAMIFIIGVTEATNYTVGDSFGWSVPSSKSFYTDWASTKKFFVGDNLIFNWNGNHSIKITMKTIDYESCNSSWFDALTYLVTKNGTAMSIHTIDAPIGYRYFYCIVGNHCELGQKFSINVQSHSGSSPAPAPAPSFGILSAFLSSLAVYFFTLTR, via the exons atgggtTTCAATTTGATAGGGAGCTCCATTTTTGCAATGATTTTCATAATTGGTGTGACTGAAGCTACAAATTACACGGTTGGTGACAGCTTCGGATGGAGCGTTCCCAGCAGCAAGAGTTTCTATACAGACTGGGCTAGCACCAAGAAATTCTTCGTTGGTGACAATCTTA TTTTCAACTGGAACGGGAATCATTCGATAAAAATTACGATGAAGACTATTGACTACGAGAGTTGCAATTCCAGCTGGTTTGATGCTCTCACGTACCTGGTCACAAAAAATGGGACGGCTATGTCTATACATACTATTGATGCTCCAATTGGGTATCGCTACTTTTACTGCATCGTTGGTAATCACTGTGAATTAGGTCAGAAGTTTAGTATCAACGTTCAGTCTCATTCTGGTTCTTCTCCTGCTCCTGCTCCTGCACCCTCTTTCGGAATCTTATCTGCATTTTTGTCTAGCTTGGCTGTGTATTTCTTCACCCTTACCCGGTAG
- the LOC114386248 gene encoding uncharacterized protein LOC114386248, giving the protein MTIKSAYEIWSFLKNEYEGDERIKGMQALNLVREFEMQKMKEFETIKEYANKLLSIANKVRLLGSEFSNLRIVEKILVTVPERFEATITALENTKDLSKLTLAELVNALQSQEQRRRMRADDSVEGVLQAKLQINQGEKSKWKKYNKKNFNTQEAAGNTSNKSGDNNKGFPPCKHCGRMGHPPFKCWRRPDVKCEKCNKLGHHVRICKSNLQQKNEAQVADQQEEENQLFVATCFTSSSSTGCRLVDSGCTNHMTHDQELFRELDRSHVSKVRIRNGDPIIVEGK; this is encoded by the coding sequence ATGACCATCAAATCAGCATATGAAATCTGGAGTTTCCTTAAGAATGAATACGAAGGAGATGAAAGGATTAAGGGAATGCAAGCCCTGAATTTAGTTAGAGAATTTGAGATGCAGAAAATGAAGGAGTTCGAAACAATTAAAGAGTATGCTAACAAGCTTCTTAGCATTGCCAACAAAGTAAGATTGCTTGGTTCTGAATTTTCCAATTTAAGAATAGTTGAAAAAATACTGGTGACTGTCCCTGAAAGATTTGAGGCTACTATTACAGCCTTGGAGAATACTAAGGATCTGTCAAAACTTACCTTGGCAGAACTTGTAAATGCTTTGCAATCCCAAGagcaaagaagaagaatgagGGCTGATGATTCTGTGGAAGGAGTATTGCAAGCTAAATTGCAAATTAACCAAGGAGAGAAAAGCAAGTGGAAGAAATACAACAAGAAGAATTTCAATACACAAGAAGCAGCGGGTAACACTAGCAACAAAAGtggagacaacaacaaaggatTTCCTCCTTGCAAGCACTGTGGCAGAATGGGTCATCCTCCTTTCAAATGTTGGAGAAGACCCGATGTTAAGTGTGAAAAGTGCAACAAGTTGGGGCATCATGTGAGAATTTGCAAAAGCAATCTTCAACAAAAGAATGAGGCTCAAGTTGCAGATCAACAAGAGGAAGAAAATCAATTGTTTGTAGCAACTTGTTTTACAAGCAGTAGCTCAACTGGATGTAGGTTAGTGGATAGTGGTTGTACCAACCACATGACCCACGATCAAGAGCTTTTCAGAGAGTTAGACAGATCACATGTATCAAAAGTTAGAATCAGAAATGGTGATCCTATCATTGTTGAAGGAAAGTGA